From the genome of Patescibacteria group bacterium:
TGAATTGCTGGGTAATAGTCGAGCCGCCAACGCTGGTTTTTTGGCCCAATATTTTTTTGCCGATTAAATTATTAAAAACAGAGCGGACAATTCCTTTTATATCCAATCCGAAATGGTGGTAAAAATTATTATCTTCAATAGTTATAGTTGCATCTTTTACAAATTGTGGAATTTCTTCAAATGAGATTACTGTTCTTTTTTCTTCGCCATGCACATCATATAAAATGATTTTTCCTGTCCGGTCGTATATTTTTGTTGATTCTGTTATCTGTCTTTCGGTCAAACTTTGCGGGCTTGGTATGTCCTTGGCAAGATAGACAAAAGCGCCTACTATTATTACGAATAATAAAATAAACAGCAAAACCAAAGTTTTTAGGCTGTTTTCGAAAAATTTTCTTCTGAAATAAAACCGTTTATTCTTTTTGTTATAATAAGATTCTATTTTCGGCATATCTTATATTATAATAGCATTTTCTAATAATAATCTAAAATCCCGTATCCGCCAACTGGCGGAGCGGGATTTTAGGTATTTTATAAATTTATTATTCTTCTTCGTCGTCATCATCTGTTTCTTCAATCCCTCCTTCCTCTTCTTCTTTTTTTTCCTCTTTTTCTTCGTCGTCTAGTCCTAAATTGTCTTCCTTCTCCTCATCTGACCCTGTTTCATCTGCATCGTCTTCTCCGAAAGCGAGAATTTTGGAAATATCCTCGGTAGTTGTTAAAGTCATATTGAATACTTCTTAATTATTATTTTCCCTCTTACTTAGAGGCTATACGGCTAATTATAATTATGAAAAATGTCTTGTCAAGTGCTATGTGCGCAGCAGATGGCCACAGCCAAAGCATCAGCAGCATCATCGGGCTTTGGGATTTCTTTTAAATCCAATAAGACTTTCACCATTTTTTGGACTTGCGATTTTTCCGCCCTGCCATAACAGGCAACTGCCTGTTTGATCTGGAGCGGTGTATATTCGGCAACGCGGATTTTTGACTGGGCAATAGCTAACAAGATTACGCCTCTTGCCTGGCTTACTTTGATAGCGGTTTTTAAATTTTTAAAGAAGAAGATGTCTTCTACTGCCACGATTTCCGGCTTATATTTCTTTATCAGTGTTTTTAATTCCTTGTACATTTTATCCAATCTTTCGGCTGTAGACAAATTAGTAGTCGTTTTAATACAACCATAGTCAATAACTTTTAATTTTTGACTTTTAATTTTTGACTTTTCTATAATTCCAAAGCCAGTAATAGCAGTTCCTGGATCAATTCCTAATATAATCATAAATTAACATTAAAATAAATCTCATTAACATCGT
Proteins encoded in this window:
- the ruvC gene encoding crossover junction endodeoxyribonuclease RuvC; amino-acid sequence: MIILGIDPGTAITGFGIIEKSKIKSQKLKVIDYGCIKTTTNLSTAERLDKMYKELKTLIKKYKPEIVAVEDIFFFKNLKTAIKVSQARGVILLAIAQSKIRVAEYTPLQIKQAVACYGRAEKSQVQKMVKVLLDLKEIPKPDDAADALAVAICCAHST